Proteins from one Enoplosus armatus isolate fEnoArm2 chromosome 4, fEnoArm2.hap1, whole genome shotgun sequence genomic window:
- the LOC139284341 gene encoding clustered mitochondria protein homolog → MKDKVRRGGGRNQAKADVISLTGRKDAVGIKQDEDTSFPVKIQGAGVETFELQIRGFWLVQDAVMTLLSRDEVCPRSNLSLSLAGTTLDPLAELQSLKGLKPGAVLRLVEEPYTARSARLHLARVLEMLRASGPQDALREGRSPSILETLTHTLTADSSLPNGKSLKRSLSNTKTETTNQDGAPPEYLLPGSSERPLMALLPQSAQPEAPSYLRDLSLSCWNPPPGHRKMQGDFLYITVVTMEGRRCDITSCPKGFFLNRSTEEVFDPRPAQSSPVCHCFTDLLCHISPAFKQTSSTTIKNRPQLSPVEVMPTPYHMLSWLGPPCASRIHKNTFSRLGVDEQPATQAPDWNEEFQAARDLPLGSLEERLQRDRALLQVNSAFVRAVTQGAETVVDGFVEPVNGNPEDPAFLWGGLFMSQGAASAVFGGERGRRAAQRLELKGVQTYSDIEGLQGLHTLPTAIVDYRGVRLSAQGLAPGLEGSEQDQGAAPASRGLLYGVNAGPQESPHRRQLLQLLAHAAKSLSLQRHVVLTPSNHQVPLFTSVDAQGLLGADGRFYILDVFRSFPADANFCPEVETESPTVTGEEERNKSCEEDDEKKGCAKEGWPENYHSDSGLPKSFPHGLCRLRPELVQAFIQHKHCQFTQRVREMLDENGGFEECATACDSRAKNAVRATCKEVGSVSDIIFEMRFNPNVFSPGVTFPPGESTSTRLQERLLREAAAFILTHQIPAFVEHCLHSNEAPMDGASLKEALHQRGINLRYLGHVMKTISQSEHKERLRHIMRSVTGEVFTRSTRRVFNSFLQGVDVPSLSAAVSHFLCCLLVPHFTPTPVGEETKKKSRRRGRGAGASESTPWSTLTGAELWNLVCRDAVETYNISDSLGSGLNHLVEHYGLQKLSLLREFCLKTGVQLRLRDYILDNQNKAPIGPDDVLNIFPVVKHIHIPTVDASTAYRAAQTSIQKGLLDQAHEHLKEAVYLFGRVCDDLHPEACYCHNLLAKVAFLQGKTAEARSVQLKAVVISERVLGFDHPNTIQQYALLALYVFAGGETALAQKCLLRARLLMLTVHGEDHPYTATLDSCLGLVLTGDQREQFLKNALRLNTSFFGPTDLHTALNQHLLAQWMCSKGDYRSAMTHEKEALTAFTSLFGEDHAQTRCSKEFLCTITQQAVKVERSLRQAGADCTEQAVECLTPSTDTVLEQMVLVTGVRRITQSDRLQEYRKKHQELKAAVAKELGFKVTYELVASEAMNGGEKSSDQETGCGKEAEDRGSPVVEEASESRQEQPVEESAATVSANGHVVEPAEHNQHEEKMDVDGGDSDRAASDAEVKVVNGESEVRATGEESETSTANGEIKPADEMKSESDKVNGDLNGALDISPSVLKSKGTWADVVSKAATANGTGDKDTVAVNGVADSVTANGVAEE, encoded by the exons ATGAAGGacaaagtgaggagaggaggaggaagaaatcaGGCCAAGGCTG ATGTAATCAGCCTGACTGGTAGAAAGGACGCCGTTGGTATTAAGCAAGATGAGGACACATCGTTCCCTGTGAAGATCCAGGGGGCAGGGGTGGAGACATTTGAGCTGCAG aTTCGTGGATTTTGGCTCGTCCAAGACGCAGTAATGACTCTGCTTTCGAGGGATGAGGTGTGTCCACGTTCCAACCTGTCACTGTCACTCGCTGGCACGACTCTGGACCCCCTCGCAGAACTGCAAAGCCTCAAAGGGCTTAAACCAGGAGCTGTCCTTCGCCTGGTGGAAG AACCCTACACCGCCCGCTCAGCCAGGCTCCATCTGGCTCGTGTGCTGGAAATGCTGAGAGCGTCTGGACCTCAGGATGCACTGAGAGAAGGACGCTCCCCAAGCATACTGGAGACACTCACGCATACACTAACAGCAG ACTCGAGCTTGCCAAATGGAAAGAGCCTGAAACGCTCACtaagcaacacaaaaacagaaacaaccaACCAGGATGGAGCTCCTCCTGAGTACCTCCTCCCTGGTTCCTCAGAGAGACCACTCATGGCTCTGCTACCACAGAGCGCCCAACCAGAG GCCCCCAGCTACCTGAGGGACCTGTCTCTCAGCTGCTGGAACCCGCCTCCAGGACACAGGAAGATGCAGGGAGACTTCCTGTACATCACCGTGGTGACAATGGAGGGACGGCGGtgtgacatcacatcctgtCCAAAAGGTTTCTTTCTCAACAG GTCTACAGAGGAAGTGTTTGATCCTCGTCCTGCACAGTCTTCCCCAGTTTGTCACTGTTTCACTGACTTGCTCTGTCACATCAGTCCTGCCTTCAAACAAACATCTTCTACTACAATCAAAAACAG gcCTCAGTTATCTCCAGTAGAGGTGATGCCCACTCCTTACCACATGCTGAGCTGGCTCGGGCCTCCCTGTGCCTCTCGCATTCACAAAAACACCTTCAGCAGACTGGGAGTGGATGAACAGCCAGCAACACAG GCTCCTGACTGGAATGAGGAGTTTCAAGCAGCCAGAGATCTTCCACTAGGCAGTctggaggagaggctgcagagagacagagctctGCTCCAG GTAAACAGTGCCTTTGTTAGGGCTGTGACGCAGGGGGCGGAGACTGTTGTAGATGGCTTTGTAGAGCCGGTGAATGGAAACCCCGAGGACCCAGCTTTCCTGTGGGGCGGCCTGTTCATGAGCCAGGGGGCGGCAAGTGCAGTGTTTGGTGGGGAAAGGGGTCGCAG GGCTGCTCAGAGGCTGGAGCTAAAAGGAGTACAGACCTACAGTGACATAGAGGGGCTACAGGGGCTGCACACTCTGCCTACAGCCATTGTAGACTACAGAGGAGTGCGCCTGTCTGCTCAGGGTCTGGCCCCTGGCTTGGAAGGCTCAGAGCAGGACCAGGGAGCTGCTCCTGCCTCAAG AGGCTTGCTGTACGGGGTAAATGCAGGACCCCAAGAGTCCCCCCATCGCAGACAGCTACTGCAGCTCTTGGCTCATGCTGCcaagtctctttctctccagagaCATGTTGTGTTGACGCCCAGCAATCACCAGGTACCACTGTTCACCTCTGTGGACGCTCAGGGACTGTTGGGAGCTGATGGGAGGTTCTACATACTGGACGTGTTCAGGAGCTTCCCAGCTGATGCCAACTTCTGTCCAGAGGTGGAGACAGAAAGTCCGACAGTCactggagaagaggagagaaataaaagctgTGAAGAGGACGACGAGAAGAAGGGTTGTGCAAAAGAAGGTTGGCCGGAGAATTATCACTCAGACTCTGGGCTTCCAAAGAGCTTTCCTCACGGACTCTGCAGACTGAGGCCAGAGCTGGTGCAGGCCTTCATCCAGCACAA ACATTGCCAATTCACTCAGCGTGTCAGAGAGATGTTGGACGAGAACGGAGGCTTTGAAGAATGTGCAACAGCTT gTGACTCTCGGGCTAAAAATGCAGTACGAGCTACTTGTAAAGAAGTGGGCTCAGTTAGTGATATCATCTTTGAGATGCGCTTCAACCCAAACGTCTTCTCTCCAG GAGTAACTTTCCCTCCTGGTGAAAGTACGTCAACAAGACTGCAAGAGAGGTTACTGAGGGAAGCTGCAGCTTTCATCCTCACACATCAGATACCAGCCTTT gtggagcATTGCCTACACAGCAACGAGGCACCAATGGATGGAGCTTCTCTAAAAGAGGCGCTACACCAGAGAGGCATCAACCTCCGGTATCTGGGCCATGTGATGAAGAccatcagtcagtcagagcaCAAGGAGCGCCTGAGGCACATAATG AGATCGGTCACAGGTGAAGTTTTCACCCGCTCAACAAGACGAGTGTTCAACAGTTTCCTCCAG GGTGTGGACGTGCCcagtctctctgcagctgtcagtcacttcctctgctgtctgctggttcCCCACTTCACACCCACCCCCGTGGGGGAGGAGACAAAAAAGAAGTCGAGGCGGCGCGGCCGAGGGGCCGGGGCCTCTGAAAGCACGCCCTGGAGCACGCTCACTGGGGCTGAGCTGTGGAACCTGGTCTGCCGGGATGCTGTCGAAACATATAACATCTCTGACAGCCTCGG CTCTGGTCTGAACCACCTGGTGGAGCACTACGGCCTTCAGAAGCTCTCTTTGCTTAGAGAGTTCTGTTTAAAGACTGGAGTACAG TTGAGACTGAGAGACTACATCCTCgacaaccaaaacaaagctcCCATTGGTCCAGACGACGTCCTCAACATCTTCCCTGTCGTCAAGCACATTCACATTCCAACTGTGGATGCTTCAACAGCATATCGTGCTGCACAGACCTCCATTCAGAAAG GCCTGCTGGATCAGGCCCATGAGCACCTTAAAGAAGCAGTCTACCTGTTTGGCAGGGTGTGTGATGACCTACACCCTGAGGCCTGTTATTGCCACAATCTGTTAGCCAAGGTGGCCTTCCTGCAGGGGAAGACAGCTGAG GCTCGCAGTGTCCAGCTGAAAGCAGTGGTCATCAGTGAGAGAGTGCTTGGCTTTGACCATCCAAACACTATCCAGCAGTAT GCCCTCTTGgctctgtatgtgtttgctgGAGGGGAGACCGCCCTCGCCCAGAAGTGTCTCCTCAGAGCTCgtctgctaatgctaacagtcCACGGAGAGGACCATCCCTACACTGCAACACTAGAT AGCTGTCTTGGGTTGGTGCTGACAGGAGATCAGAGAGAGCAGTTCTTAAAGAACGCCCTGAGACTCAACACCTCCTTCTTCGGCCCCACAGATCTGCACACTGCTCTTAA TCAGCACCTGTTGGCCCAGTGGATGTGCAGCAAGGGTGACTACCGAAGTGCTATGACCCACGAGAAAGAGGCCCTCACTGCTTTTACCTCCTTG tttggGGAGGATCACGCTCAGACACGCTGCAGCAAAGAGTTTCTGTGCACCATAACCCAGCAAGCAGTGAAGGTGGAACGCTCTCTCAGACAGGCGGGAGCTGATTGCACGGAGCAAGCAGTAGAG tgTCTTACTCCCTCAACGGACACTGTGCTGGAGCAAATGGTTCTGGTGACAGGGGTCAGGAGGATTACACAAAG TGACAGGCTCCAGGAGTATAGGAAGAAACACCAGGAACTAAAGGCAGCAGTGGCAAAAGAACTGGGATTCAAAGTAACTTACGAGCTCGTCGCCTCCGAGGCCATGAACGGGGGAGAGAAAAGCTCTGACCAAGAAACAGGATGCGGGAAGGAAGCTGAGGACAGAGGAAGCccagtggtggaggaggccAGCGAGAGCCGACAGGAGCAGCCGGTGGAGGAGAGTGCTGCTACAGTTTCAGCTAATGGTCATGTGGTGGAGCCGGCTGAGCATAACCAGCATGAGGAGAAAATGGACGTAGATGGaggagacagtgacagagcagCTTCAGATGCTGAGGTCAAGGTAGTGAATGGGGAGTCGGAGGTCAGGGCTACAGGAGAGGAAAGCGAGACCAGCACAGCCAATGGGGAGATAAAACCTGCTGATGAGATGAAGTCAGAGTCAGATAAGGTTAATGGTGACCTGAATGGAGCTTTGGACATCAGCCCATCAGTCCTTAAGAGTAAAGGGACCTGGGCAGATGTTGTTTCAAAAGCTGCCACAGCCAATGGGAcaggagacaaagacacagtaGCAGTCAACGGGGTCGCAGATAGTGTCACTGCTAACGGAGTAGCTGAAGAgtga